cccTTATAACCTTATGTGGGCCTTCTCAGATGGTTtaacgtcctcggatgggccacaggcccagttaacacagttttaataattattgattaactggcccccacaatagcccctcaaaatcttgcttttcgactcctcgggaGAAAAGGTTGATTTTGATGTCCCTAGCCCACATCCTTTTATGTTTTGGGCATGCTCCTGACGCTTCAGCGTCCCAAGCGCagcagcattaaattttggcgatGCCCCTGTCCCTTACGTTCAACGGTAAGATGTAAATCAAACGGTGGAGGATCTGTCTCGTTTTTCGAGCGGGAACTTTCCCGTTCATAACCTCTGCACGACTATAAAggaattttcaaatcaattctcttTCTTACCTTCAGCGATCACACAATTctagagctcatacactgaacctgtCTTTCTCCTTTTTCGTCGTTCCCTGTGCATCTACAAATACTAGAATCTTGTCCGAGAAACCTCTTTCAAACCTGTAAATCTTCTTAAAACCTTTTCAGCTTTCATCTTAAACTCGTTAATTTTTCTACGAAACCCTTTAGGAAAATGGGGAAAATGGGTAAGTTTTGATGTctggttgagtccgaggaaggtATGAGAAGTTTTCGTGCTAAGTATAGGATTCCCCCAACAGTGGGTATGAGGTACGCAGCCCAGGGAGAATGGGCCGGCGCTAGAAGAACAGGGGAAGTggttattcccatgattgccttcatagaaggcGGGATTACCATCCCCATTGGTATTATTTCTAGGAACTACCTTAGGTTCTTTAGGTTATCCCCAActcagtgtgccccaaacatgtttagggtcCTGGGAAGTATAGAAGCCTTGAATGAGAGAATGGACCTAAGCCTGACCCATCATGAcgtgaattgggtgtacaacCTCAACCATTTGAAGGGGCAGGGATATTATCTCAAGTCGAGGTATCCCGCGGTGAGGCTAATTTAGTACCTTCCCACTTCAAACAAGAACTTAaaggaggatttccttatcttttctggggaatggcatgatggtcTACCATGCCCCATGGAggaaggagaaccaggtgggaaTGCAGCCATGGATTCATAACGTTTGGTTTATACATACacatttccccccccccccccatttttttttagtctcaGTATTCTTATCCTTAATGATGCTTCATTTCAATTCAATGATTTTGCAGATAGACATTCTACCAAGCCCAAACTTAGTTTAGTCAACAAAGCAGGTTTGGATAGGGTATTGCAAGCCGAGATATACGTGAACGAAGCTGACGGCCAACTCTGGGCAGCCCATTTAATCCTCGGATACACCCCCCTCTCATTTGCTTTCCAAGCATCGAAGTGCGTGATCAAAGCCTGCGATCCTTGGCTTCGCCGTATTAGCGTTGCCTACCAGGGGTTCATCGTTCTAGAAGGCGTTTTACTTCCTAAGGACACCTCCTGCACTAAGCCCCTTTTTGTTGCCGCTATCTCAACAGGAGTCTCATTATCCTAGCTTGCCCTCAGGGAAGAGGAAgtagaagagaaagaggaagaagaagaaaaagaggaagaagaagaagaaagtccAGAGGAAGTTGTAGAACTATCAGAATCCTCGGAcgattttgggatttttaatCAAACTATACACTTCGAGGAAGATCTTGACGAGATGGGAGTACAAAGGAAGCCCCAGAAAAGTCTAATGGAGCTGATAGAGAATCAGCCTGGGAAGAGTGCACCGGGAAAATCAACGCAATCCTAGATTCCTCCTCTTCCCACCAGGTCTCCTCCTCCCGCTCCTTATCAACCTTCTTATCAACCTCCCCAGCCGGTTAGAGCTGATGTTGCCGAACTGAAAAGGCGAAGGGAGCAGAAAGGGAAAGATGTGGTAGATACTGGAAAGTCCCGTCCGACCCGTGAAGAAGATGCCCAACGagctgcaaagcagcagaaGACTAGCTATACTCTTCTGCGAGGCCAGGAGAGGTCTGACACTCAACCTCCTAAGCCACAAGCCTGATTGCCAGCACCCATGCACGATGGGGAGCCCCTACAAGATGATGCATCTATTAGAGACTTCAACGGTGGCATTGGGTGCCACATAGCCTCGATTGTAGAGGAGGCTTTATTACTCCCAAAGGACATGGCCGAATTAAAAAATGtaaggaagaatgaactcatCCTTAACAATAAAAGATATTTGGGAATGGTATAGTGCTAACtcccttctttttccttttgcgATCATTACTCACTGATGTGTACTCTTTACTGACTATAGTGTTGATTTCTTCCTTTTAGGttatccaaaacacttttagaCTGGATGAGATGCTCAATAACTGCTACAATCAGTtagaagatgaaagaaaaagacgGGCGTCGGCTGTACAAACTTTAACAATATCCGAGCAAAACTTGGCGGACacgaagaaaaaattaattgctgAGGAGCAAGCTCGCAAAAGCTCTGACTCGGCCTTGGAAGGCTTCCAAAAGCAAGCCGAGGACCAGAGAAAGCGCTTGCGCGAAGCAAATGAAGAATTGAAGGTTGCCCGAGAGCAAGTGGCAGTCCTTAAAAAGCACTTGGAGGAAACCCAGAAATTAAGGGAGCAAGCTGAAAAATCCAGGGAGGAAGCCGAGAGGGCAAAGGTTGAGGCCGAATAGGCAACGAATGAGGCCGAATAGAAAGGTTACAACCTCGGGGTGGCTGAGATAGAGGAAACCCTAAGGGCAGAGGTGCCAATGGTGTGCCGCATTTACTGCGCCCAAACCTGGAATGAAGCCCTTAACTGAGCTGGGGTTGAAACTTCATCTGAGTTAAGGAAGGCAGAGAATGTGTTCTATCCTACAGCAATCCGCGCCTCGGATCCTCCATCCGTTCAAGCCGATGACACTCCCTCAACCACTGATCCTAATTAGGAAGTTTTGCCTCAAAATCTTCCTCCCCCTGGCCAATTAGAACCAACTAAAGAGACCAATGCCCCTCAAGAAGCCTCCTTGGACAAGACTGCAGCAGCTTCTGAGGCAGGGGTAGCCTCTCAAGGCTTTCAACAGGATTTGGCTTCCACAGTCATGCCAGCTAAGGGAACTACTAAGGACAAAGAGGGAGTCATTACCTCGGAGGCAGATAAATCAGCCAACCAAACTCCCAAGCTCCAAATTAAGTTGAAAAAATAGGCCTTATTTTACAATTTGATTAGGACTTTTGTAAGGATTTTGTTTCTATTTGCTTATTGTTGTTGCCGTTTTATCTTATTCTTGTACTTGTTCGCTCTGTTATCTTAGCTTGAATAGATTCACCTTGACTGTCTTTcgtttacaaaagaaaaaataacttataCACATTAACAGTTGGCGGTTAAAATGGGTGATAAACACTAATACTATGAGATCTCAGGGAGACATTTTGGATACATATGCATTCCTTCTAATAAATTGAAACTTAAGGAAATGTTCAAAAGTTGGATAAAGTTGGGTCTAAAGTACTTCAGTTATACATTAAATGATGTTCATAGGCTTATTGGGGTATATATCTTCAATAGATAATTAAAAACCCTGTGATCCTAGGACAATATTTGAGAATTTGTTATTCTGGAATGCATAAGCCCAAGTGGCACTAGCATTTTAATAGCGAGAGGCTGTATTAGTTTCCCTTGAACCCACTTAGTGACCCAATAGAtttcatagggtattaatttccactaaatttgtggttcaaggacctgacataacttagctTATGTTCAATACTTCGATAGATGTCATacggtattaatttccactaaatttgtggtccgaggacctgacataacttagtttctgtttaatacttcacaagatgtcatagggtattaatttccactaaactTGTGGttcgaggacctgacataacttagtttctgtttaatacttcacaagatgtcatagggtattaattttcactaagcttgtggtccgaggacctgacataacttagtttctgtttaatattttataagatgtcatagggtattaatttccactaagcttgtggtccgaggacctgacataacttagtttctgtttaatacttcataaGATGTCATTAGATGTGGAAACACAAGATGCATGattagcataaattaaaagaaacccaaactagattacttttattaataataatacctcttgagattgtttacattccaatgATGGAGTATAActttttcatctaggtcttccAGATAATAGGCTCCTATTCCGGCTATTGAAGTAATCAGATAAGGCCCTTTccaattaggccccaattttccccaagttggattcttggtggttccCAGAACTTTCTTCAGCACCAGATCTCCTACCGCTAACGATCTCAGCTTTACATTAGTATCATAGCCTTGCTTGAGCTTATGCTAGTAGTAAGCTAATTGGACCATTGCATTCTCCCTTCACTCTTCGATCAAATCTAAACTTTTTTCCAACAGCCCATCGTTACTGTCCGAGGAAAATGTACTAGTCCTTAACGTTGGGAATCTAGTTTCTAGAGGGATGACGGCTTCGGCtccataggtcatggaaaaaGGAGTCTCTCTTGTTGATCGTCGAGGCGTTGTTCGATAGGTCCAAAGAACATGTGGcaattcctccacccattttccttttgcatcatccagtctcttcttaagtccattaactattactttgttaacagtttcagcttgcccattcccttgaggataggccggagtggaatatctattctttatacCTAAGTTTGAACAGTATTGCTTGAAggccttactatcaaattgaaggccgTTATCCGAGACAAGAGTGCGTGAAGTTCTAAATCGCGTAACAATATTCTTCCAGATAAACCTCTTAACATCTACGTCTCTGATGttagccaaaggttcagcttcgacccacttAGTAAAATAATCCGTGCCGACCAGcagatactttttgtttcctaagGCTTTAGGAAAAGGGCCGACAATATCTTgcccccattgagcaaaaggccaaagGCTAGACAGAGGGTTAAGAATTCCTCCAGGCTGGTGGATGTTTGGAGCGAACCTCTAACACTAgtcacattttctaacatactcCTGCGCTTCCttttgcatatttggccaccaatatccttgagtaATGACCCGGTGTGATAGGGACTTTCCCCCcgtatgacttccacaaatgCCTTCATGCAGCTCCTTTAGGAGTGACTCTGACATCTCGGGATGTATACAAAGTAGGTACGGCCCAGAAAAAGAGcgtttgtataactttttgtcctcggataaccaaaaccgaggagctttcctccgtattttctcagcttctattttctcttcaGGCAAGGTGTCACTTTCGAGAAATTtcaatatgggatccatccagctctGCGCTAGATTGACTTGATGAACCTGACGTACGTCCTTTCCTGATGGGGTGGGGGTACACAAATCTTTGACGAATATCACCCGAGGAAAACTCCGTGTTGAAgaggtggcaagggttgccAGGGAATCGGCGTGGGTATTTTCGCCTCGGGGGATATGCGACAagtcaaaagattcaaatttcgtTGGCATACGCCTAACTTGACTCAAATATCCCTGCATTCTTGGATCTCGGGCTTCCAATTCTCCTTTCACTTGGCCGACTATCAATCTTGAATCCGAGAATAATTCTGCtacctttccacccattttctggaccatactcattcccatcaacaaagcttcatattctgcttcgttgttagtagccaagaatcccaacctcaaggatttctcaatgATGATCTCTTCAGGGGATATCAGAACTAGCCCTAATCTTGCCCCCCGTTGGTTTGCTGCTCCGTCCACATTTACTCTCCAAGAGGAACTGCCTTGTGTGGAGATCAGACCAACCGACTTTTCATCCATGTCACTTTGCTTCATGTTAACTTCTCCTGGACACTCGGCGAACTCAGTTACCAGATTGGCAAGGACTTGACCTTTCACAGAGGTGCAaggcatatacttgatgtcGAAAGCACCTAGGATTGTGCCCCACTTAGTAATTCTCCCAGTATAATCTGCACTTCTAAGTATGGACTTGAGAGGTAGCTGAGTTAAAATAACCACAGTATGGGCCTAAAAGTATGTGGAAGTTTGCGTGTTGCATGGACCACCTccaagatggccttttccaATGATAAGTATCTcacctcggcttcatgaagggacttgcttacgtaataaACTGGTCTTTGGACGCTGCTGTCCTCTCGTATTAAGACAAAACTAATTGTATAAGGGGCAACTGCTAGATAAGCAAACAtgacctcatccacctcaggactAGACATAATAGGCGGCCTGGACAGGTACTCTTTCAACTGCTGAAATGTCAcagcacactcctcggtccatttAAATCCTTTCCACTTATGCAGTAGAAGGAAAAAGGGATGGCACCTCCCGGCCGACCTGGAGATAAATCGGTTCAAAGTAGCAGTCATTCCAATCAGTTTTTGCACCTCTTTCAGATTTCGAGGTGCTTGTAAATCGTTGATGGCCTTAATTTGATCTGGGTTCACCTCAATTCCTCTATGAGtcaccatgtaccccaagaacCTCCTGGAGTCTACACCAAAGGAACACTTTGAAGCATTCAGACGTAACTTATGCTTTCTCAGTATTCCAAAGATGTTCATAAGATCTTCCACATActcggacaccactttactcttcactACCATATTATCgatatagacttcaatgttTCTGCCCagttgtggttcgaacattttagtcatcatccgttgataGGTAgatcctgcatttttcaaaccaaagggcatcactttataatgatagtttccaataGGGGTGACGAAAGCTGTCTTCTTTTGATCATCCAATGCTagcggtatttggtgatatccttgaaaggcatccaaaaaactcatccgaggatgaccaacggttgcatccaccaactagTCTATCTTCGGCATGGGAAAAGGATCCTTGGGACAAGCCTtattgaggtccgtgaagtccacgcacactcgccactttcccgtcttcttctttaccaccaccgtattGGCTAACCATTGagggtaaaaaacttctttcatAGCCCCAGCttgcttgagcttggccacctTACTTCTGACAGCTTTGGCGTGCTCTTTTGATGGTCGCCGAGGTGGCTGTCTTTTCGGAATAACGGAAGGATTCATGTTGAGTCGATGATAAATGAAATTCAGATCTATACCTGGGGCTTCATATGGGCTCCATGCGAACATATCTACATTTTCTCTGAGGAATTCCAGCAATCACTCCTTCTTTTGCAAAGGCAGTTTAGCCCCAACCTGGAAAAATCTTTCCGGATCATCAGCAACAATTATCTTCTCCAAATTTTCACACTTTACCTCGTTGGCTGGTCCATCTAAGGGTAATGCTGGGggttttaattgctataatcCATTATTAGCGGTAGCCGAGGTCTCTGCCTCTGGCCGATGTTGTATAGCCGCCACCAGGCACTGCCGAGCTGCAACCTGGCTTTCTACTATCTCTAATACTTGGCCTCTAGATGGGTACTTCACCTTTTGATGTAGAGTAGATGAGACTGCTCCTagggtatgaagccaaggtttgcccataatagccgtgtatggagagaaaacatctacaacaatgaagtccacctccaccacatcgATACCGGTTTGCACAGGTAGTCTGATCTGTCCTTTTAGAACGACCATCCTTCCTTCAAAACTCACCAGAGGGGAACTGTAGGCTGCCAAGTCCTCAGGCTTCAAACCTAGCCCTTTATACAGATCTGGGTACATTATATCAACAACActaccttgatcaatcatcaccctttttacatcgtacccaccaattctcagcgtgaccaccagagcatcatcatggggctgtatggttccaaccttgtcctcatccgaaaagcccaaaatcaggGGGATGTCCACCCTAGCTCTTTTTGATGCTTGGCAGCTCCTCAGCTGGAGGTCGGAACAACGACAGTACCCTAGAAGGACAAGATCCAGTCCTCCCTGGGGTGGCAAAAATAACGTTTATTGTGCCAAAGGGGAGTCTTGAAGAAGCGTCCCCACGCATTTCTGAGCCTGCCTGGCCTACCCTACCACTGGAATGATGTAAGAGTTGCTTCAATTTCCCCTCTCGGACCAGCTGCTCCAAATGGTCTCataaattcctgcaatcctccgttgtgtgcccatgatcctgatgatagtggcaataagATTCTGGTTGCGTCTCTTAGGCTTTcctgccatcttgtttggccatttaaaaaagggctcattctttatcttctccaataCCTGCTGCACTGGTTCCCAAAACACTGCATTAACCATTTGGGTGTCAGCAGAACCAGATTGCCCGACGAAGTCTTTCCGAGGTCGGTTACTATTGtaacggtccgacctgaaatccctcctctcctgagggattaccttagtctttccttttccttgaaGTTGGTATTCTTCTACTCTTCTGTACTTgtcaatcctatccatcaatTGGTGTACATTGGTAACATGTTTACCAGttagagatttccttaaatcatgCTCGGTTGGAAGACCAGCCTTGAAAGTACTTATAGCCACATCATCATGCTCTCCCTCTATctcattaaacatttcccagtatcTATCTGAATAAGTTTTAAGAGTCTCGCCCTCTCGCATGGACATAGACAGCAAGGATCCCAAAGGTCGAGGAACCCTACTGCAAGTGATAAAGCGAGCACTAAAAGCCCGGGTAAGCTTTTTGAAGGACTCAATAGAGTTGGCCCTTAAACCgttaaaccatctcatcgccaccggACCTAAACTTGATGGAAAGACCTTGCGCATCAAGGCCTCATTTCTGGAGTAGATAGCCATCTTTTGGCTAAAATGGCTAACGTGTTCTACTGGGTCTGTCCGGCCATCATATAGGGTGAATGTAGGCTGatggaatcgccgaggaagaATCGCGTCTTCTATATTCCTtgtgaagggtgatttggaGACTTGGCTTAACGCTTTGTTCATGGCGTTGTTCCTTAAGCCCCTGCGAGGCGGGCTTTTGCACCTATGTCGATGGCcgtgctcctcttcataggaaaaAGTCTCACTAGGCAGAGTTCTGGATCTCCGCCTATAACTAGCTCCATCCGTCTCTTCGGATGATGGTTCGGAGCTAGGCGGGGAACGTTCTCGCCGGGCGTGGCGTAACTCTCTTTTCAACTCGTCAATTTCACGTTGCAGGTCCCTGTCATTCTTTGCATGGGAAACATGACTCTTCCCACAAGAGTGACTTTTGATGGTATGAGTTGTGCGCACACTCCCCTCACGGCCTTCTCTTCGTTCGAGACTCCGGTGCGGATTACCATGCTGGGAACCTCTTGACTCTGCTTGGTGTGGGTTGGCATCTACCTGGTGTGGTCCTGCTACGTAGTGATGTGGACTTGCTTCCTCCATCATGAACGTTGAACcggatttcttttgatctaaatcaagctcttcccacagacggcgccaattgtagggactgaAATTGTATTGATCCCAAAACTGGATTGGGTTCAAACGTTaacggcccaaacaataaatttgtagagcgtgggtagaagaactagattAATCCCAGTAGaaaaaacgattaaacttaaCGATTCAAGAGGATATGACACAGACAAGATTATCGAATTTCTCCTCAAGACCAAGCATGTTATTTTGTTTCATATAATTTTCTTCCAGAAGTCTATTGTATCAGAGTTCCGATCCCTTCTCTTaatgcattcttccatgttatatactgtcCTTTTGGTGTCAtattcaccacacacgtgtaggttggattcGGGGGATCTCTTCTTGTCCCATCTAACACTTCCTGGAACCTTCaaccagcagctgtaaggctgcttcatcactatTCAGGCAtcatctccacattaatgcggccagagagttggttgaaaggcaattaatgcggagacagcagttgttaaagatatttgtttatcttttctttcttacccttggccccatgtcccacctttagtggtaatgtagcTTCGAAGTGTGTTTGTGACAATACGGCATTCAGGTCATCCTCGGACACgtattgccgagaaggattttgtcctcagACGAATACTGGACCCATCTCATGTGATATATactcctcttttcatttggttccccttataatcttatgtgggcctcctcggatggtttaacgtcctcggatgggccacaggcccagttaacacgattttaataattattaattaactggcccccacatttatataacattaattgtttttgttttccttttctttttgttaatgctaattgttctttttctttttgggaaaagtaacaaaaaaataatatataattaaggtaaactaaaaaaatataatttctataatgttaaattttttttttttggataaagtaaccaaaaaaaaaactaatatacaGATTAAAATTGTTACACAGGGATgctaaactttttattttacatagcattttttcattgaattcttagaatttttattttactatcaTTATGGTTGCCCGTAGGTGTTTCCAAATCGAGGTTGGCTATTAGATAGTTTTAATAGCATTAATTCTGACTAATTTCATGAATTGGAGTTTAGTTATTTGTGATGTTTGGTGTTGTGATAATTTGTTAAAGTCTTAAATTAAGAAATACTAGCCTCATCTTATGTGTAAAGAtgaaactcttttatttttattcttttgggtTTTGTGTCATAATTGTCCTTTAGTCTAAATTTGAGGCTTGCATGTTTGCCCACATATATTATGCATTTGCAAACTACTGATATAACCAGGAGTTTTATGCGACTAACTCCAAAAAATGAACACTAATAGCATTGAAATCACATATtgaatttgttcattttttttaaagctaatCTCATCACACTTCTGGGTgtatcagcagtttgtaaatgCATAATATTTATGGACAAACATAATGTAAAGGACGTATCGACAATTCCgacactaaacccaaaaaataaaaagacaaaataaggAGGTTCCTTGTGTTTCTTCTTCGATTCATTCTGTTATTCGCTCCTCATTGATTGCTGGTCtctacaataaaaagaaaaaggaaaatacaagggGATGGttattattcatttcttttgttCAAGGGCCAAGGCCTTGTTATTACCTAGTTAATCCACTTGGAGCATACGAACTAGTATAAAAAGTAAAGGTAGGGATAAGATACCTTTCAATTTCTGCAATTTTTAGAGGTAAGAcatgtaataattaaaaatcaaataaagaatAGAATCCTTTTCCGTaccttttatattttaaattttgtcatttaattaaagaaaaaaatatgtgaatttttaaaattttaatgggtaaaagataaaaatgtgGAACAAATAAGAGGACATAAAATTTTGGGCAATGTTTACTTCACAATTCAGTGTTCACAAACACAACACAACCAGTGTGCAACAGGATTTAACCTAGAAACTTTATTCAAAACCAAAAAGCAGTTTGAGAAAACAAAGTTGAAAACATTGTGAGGCCGTTCTACAAGTTCGACACGATGCTAGTGTAAGGCCAGGTGGCTACATAGGCACACTAACACCTGTCAGTTGCTACGTGCAACGTGTGCAGCTCCTGTGCTCCAGCCACCGCTAATCCCCCCCAATGAAATCGCGTACTCTTAAAACCGCATCTGAAATCTTTATTACCAAAACTCTATTGACGAATTCAGAAATCTAAGAAAAAAGCAAGATGATGAATCTTTTAGCGTTGTGTCTCGTAGTTACATCACTAGTAGTATCAGCAGGAGTCTGGTCTCCAACTCCTCCAAGCCCAGCAGAGGAGGATGTTATAGTTAAAGATGGGCATAGAGTGATTGTTGTTGAGTATGATCAAGGCGATCATCCCAACACAAAAGTCTCTATCTCACCAGAACAACAACACCAACACCATGAAACACCACCAAATCCCATGGAGAAGCTCAAAGAAGCCTCCTCCGTCCTTCCAAATCTTGGTCAAGGCCTTTCACAACCATCAGaaaaaaccaccaccactactactactactaagGAACTCATATGTGATGCCTTTGGTAAATGCAAGCACAGGATTGCAAGCGCAATGGATAAGGCTAAAGATAGGGTCTCGGAGACGGCACACGAAGCGATTGACAAGACAAAGGAAACCACACATGAGGCCATTGCCAAGGAAAAAGAGATTGCACATGAGATGGGAGACGCCGTAGGCGATGCTTTAGGTAAAGCGAAAGAAACAGCATCGAAGAAAGCTCGCGAGGTTGAAGAAGGCGCTAAAGAGCGAGCCGAGGATGTGATGGAAAAGGCGAAGGCAGTGAAGGACAAGGTAAAGACAATTGGGAAGGACATAGCGAGGGATGTATCAGATAAAGTGGAGATGGCAAAGGAAGAGGTGGTGGAGAAAGCCAAAGTAACCAAAGACAAAGTCAAGAGTGGTGCGTAcaagttgaagagagagagcCAAAAGGAAGTTGGTGGTGCAATTCGGCGAGGACAAGAGGTTGGGCATGGTGCTTTGAATTATGCAACATCACCGGCATTGATGGGTGTGATGAACTTGTTGGGGTTGGCCACTGCTTATGGGATGTGCGTGTGGGTTACTTTCATATCGAGTTATGTATTGGCGGAGGCGATTCCGAGGCAGCAGTTTGGGATGGTGCAGAGCAAGATATATCCTGTGTATTTCAGGTACATGGCTGGTTGCATTGGGTTGGCTTTGTTGGGGCACTTGTTGGGCAATAGGCACAGATTGCTCTCAAACAAGGTTGAAATGTTTCAGACCTACAATTTGTTGGCTTCACTATTTATGGTTTTCGTCAATTCGATTTACTTGGAGCCACGAGCAACTAAGGTAACTCGCATTCTCATTTCTCTTTGCAATGCTATGTGTTATGATAAAGtaattcaaacattcatttatcGCATACTCTCTGTCTTTGTTTAGATGTTGGCTATAGATGGTCAACAATTGCATCATATTTctctgtttaggctttctttgcTATGTGGTCTCATTCTTTTTGTGGCATGTGAATTCCGTCACAAGAAATATGGGGCCTCCATTGCAGAGCAGGGGTAGAATTTTGCCAAAGATAATTCGAAGGCACAAAGTAGTCTATAGCGAGTAGCGACGCCCCGGGCCCCTTTTTATAAAGACTATAAGACTGGGTTTATGTACAAAACACAACGATAAAAGTTTCTTTGTTGTGCAAAATAACGACATTAAACAACTTCTATGAAATAATCATGGGTCTCAGCCCAAGGTCTTTAAAACTAGAAAGCCTTAAATGAAAGACTCT
This DNA window, taken from Quercus robur chromosome 2, dhQueRobu3.1, whole genome shotgun sequence, encodes the following:
- the LOC126713117 gene encoding uncharacterized protein LOC126713117, which gives rise to MMNLLALCLVVTSLVVSAGVWSPTPPSPAEEDVIVKDGHRVIVVEYDQGDHPNTKVSISPEQQHQHHETPPNPMEKLKEASSVLPNLGQGLSQPSEKTTTTTTTTKELICDAFGKCKHRIASAMDKAKDRVSETAHEAIDKTKETTHEAIAKEKEIAHEMGDAVGDALGKAKETASKKAREVEEGAKERAEDVMEKAKAVKDKVKTIGKDIARDVSDKVEMAKEEVVEKAKVTKDKVKSGAYKLKRESQKEVGGAIRRGQEVGHGALNYATSPALMGVMNLLGLATAYGMCVWVTFISSYVLAEAIPRQQFGMVQSKIYPVYFRYMAGCIGLALLGHLLGNRHRLLSNKVEMFQTYNLLASLFMVFVNSIYLEPRATKVMFERIKLQKEEGRGREELTAEPRQVSESSQPVAAEPGASTKTSTTAPAVSSPAALEHEVVRSQIVRLNDRLKKLNSYSSFLNILTLMALSWNLVYLGQRLHLTC